The Cryptococcus neoformans var. neoformans B-3501A chromosome 4, whole genome shotgun sequence genome has a window encoding:
- a CDS encoding hypothetical protein (Match to ESTs gb|CF189072.1|CF189072, gb|CF189071.1|CF189071, gb|CF187280.1|CF187280; HMMPfam hit to Ribonuc_L-PSP, Endoribonuclease L-PSP, score: 84.9, E(): 2.1e-22): MSKASKVSIVDPSGPAPSKFASNMIVSGKTVYLAGAVGTDKSGQFIPGTIQDRTRQALRNAEERLQYLGLDLSDVVSVTIFLSKYEKDFASMNEAYIASFPTDAPLPVRTCVGVAALPAGTDIEMTLIAAKRD, from the exons ATGTCAAAGGCAAGCAAGGTCTCCATTGTTGACCCTTCTGGTCCCGCTC CCAGCAAATTCGCCTCCAACATGATTGTCTCTGGTAAGACTGTCTATCTTGCGGGTGCAGTCGGTACGGACAAGTCAGGGCAGTTCATTCCAGGGACAATCCAGGATCGCACTCGACAGGCTTTGCGCAACGCAGAAGAGCGTTTGCAATACCTTGGGCTTGACTTAAGCGATG TCGTCTCCGTGACTATATTCCTGTCAAAATACGAGAAAGACTTTGCGTCCATGAATGAGGCATATATTGCATCGTTTCCGACCGACGCTCCCCTGCCTGTTCGAACCTGTGTCGGAGTGGCAGCTTTGCCAGCAGGGACCGATATCGAGATGACTCTT ATTGCGGCTAAGAGAGATTGA